The Desulfovibrio aminophilus genomic sequence GAATGCGGCGGCATAGGTGTTGACGCCCTTGATCGCCACGTCGGCGGCCTCGATGTTCTTCTGCTTGCGGTAGCGGGAGCGGAGATCGGGAAGCCCCTTCTGCAGCATCTCCTTCTCGGCTTGATGCTCTTCCAGCTTCTTGGGATCGCCGGAGATGATGAATTCCTTCTCGAAGCGCCGCATGTTCAGGAGGTTGGCCGTGAGCCGCGCGGCGTCGTCCGACTTGTCGTGGCGGTCGACCAGGTCGGGCACGGCGGCGTTGGACTCGGCGGATTTCCTGACGTCCCCGTCCTGGTCGTCCCACATGGCCTGCAGGGAGGTCTGGGCGGCGCGGCCATCGGCGCGCATGGTCTCGTTCAGCTCGTCCTTCTTCTTTCCCAGCCCGACGTAGTTCTGGAACGCGGCTTCGTAGGACTTGACCTGCTCTCCGGCCTTCTGGAGGAGATCCCTGGCGCTCTTGTTATGGATGAGGGATTGGGCCTCGGAGGCCTGGCCTTCAATCTCGGCGATCTTTTTCTTGTGGTCGTCGAGGAGCTTTGGGTCGCCGCGAAGAATGAAGTTCTTTTCGATCTGCCGTGCCTGGAGGATCATGGTCACGATGGCGTTGGCCCTGTCGCCCATGTCCGCTGACGTGGCCACGGTGGACAGGCTGAAGTAGGCCGTCACGGCCACCGCAAGGGTCAGGACCAGGATCGTCCCGAATCCGATTCCCAGTTTCACGGCCAGCTTGAGATTGTTCATGCATCCTCCCGCTTGTTGCCCCCTCCGCAGCGCCTGGGTCGGGGCTTTCAGGGCCAGCATAGCGCGCCGGGGGGGCAGGGCAAGGATTACCGGAAAATTCTCAAACCCCGCCCGGAAGTCGCGGCGGGCATTGAGGAGAATGGGTCAGGACAGGACGCGGGAGAGGAGTCCGCGAGGATCGCGGGCGGCCAGGGCGCGGCGGAAGGCGGCCTCCTGGCCCTTGGCGCGGGAGTTTTCCAGGGCCAGGCCGAGTTCGTCCAGCCCGGGCTCCAGTCGGAAGCACTTCAGGTCGGCCATCCCGGCGGCCAGGCCCAGCCGCCAGTCCGCGCGCTCGCGCAGGGTCAGTTCGGAGAGCAGGCCCAGGCGCATGGCCTCCAGGCCCGGGCAGGACGCCAGCAGGGCTTCCAGGGCGCGGGTGAGGGCCATGTCCCCGGGCCTCAGTCTCAGGGCCAGGAACAGGCACTCGCCGGACCGGGTCGGGAGGTGACGGGCCGGGTCGAAGGGGAAGCCCGCCCGCAGGGGAGGCAGTCCCCGGCGCGGCAGGCGGGCCCAGAGCGCGCAGAGGTGCGCCGGGTCGGCCGGCGGCTCCAGCAGGGCCTTGGACGGCCGGGGCAGGGCCTTGATGTGGCGGAACCAGAACTGCTTCGCCAGGTCGAAGCGGGACAGGCGCAGGGCGGCCATGCTCCCGGCCAGGTCCACGTCCGCCTCGCCGGGGTGGAGATCGTCGGCCAGCACGGCGGCCAGGACGGCCAGGGTCTCGGCCTCGCGGTCCCCGGCCTGGGCCAGGAAGCGCAGCCGGGCGGCCAGCACGGGCGGCCAGGGAGGCAGGGCGGCCAGCAGGCCGGCCATCTGTTCCGAGCGCATGGGCAGGCGTCCGGGCTCCCAGAGCAGGAATCGGGACAGGCCGAGCCAGGCGTCGGCCTCCGGGCCGCGCGCCGCGTTTTCCCCGCAGGAGGCGGCCAGCTCCAGGAGCCGGGCCGCGCGGTGGATGGGCAGGTGCTCCCGCCGCACCCGCTCCCAGGCGGCCAGGGCCTTGGCCCGGGCGGCCTTGGGATTCTTGAGCAGGGAGTCCAGCGCGGCCCCCAGCTCGGCCACGTGGGCGCAGACCTCGATCTCGCGGCCGGGTTCGAACAGGGCGTCCTGCTCCGGGCCGATGTCCTGGCCCAGGACGAGGCAGCCCGTGGAGGCGGCCTCGAAGAGCCGGAAGTTGATCTCGCCGGTGATGGATTCGTTGGGCACGAAGCGGGAGTCGCGGTAGAGGGCGAACATCTCGTCGTGGCCCAGGTCCGATGCGGCGGCGAGCCGGGGGCCGTAGCGGCGCTCCAGGAACTCCAGGAGCCAGCGCCGGGCCGGGCGCTGGGGCGTGACTCGGCCCACGAAGGCGATGTCGCGGCCCCGGCGCTCCCAGGGGGACCAGGGCTGCTCCTGGCCGAAGAAGGGCAGGTGGGCCACGGCCTTCTGGCCCAGGGAGGAGAGGTCGGCGTCCCACTTGGTCTGGGTGGAGAGGACCAGGTCGAAGAGGCGGCCGTAGGCCGCCTGCCAGAAGCCGTTGAGGTGCGGGTCCACGGCCCAGAAGACCGTGCGGCAGGAGAGCCGGTCCAGGCCGCGCAGGAACACGCGCGGGCCCAGGCTCTCCACCTGGATCAGGAGTTCCGGTTCGCGGCCCTGGAGGGCCTCGGCGATGTCCAGTTCGCCGCCCCCGGGGGCCAGGTCCGCCACGATCTCGCAGCCCAGGTCCGTGAACGCCCGGGCCATGAGCCGGGGCGAGTTCACGAGGCAGAGCCTGGGCCGCTCCACGTCAGGCCGTCCAGCGGCCCCAGAGGGAGCGCGGCAGGAACTTGTCCGAGGCTGCCTGGCGCAGGGCCAGCTCGCCCACGTCCAGGGTCCCGCCCAGGCCCTCCAGGGCGTCGGAGAGGAGGTTGCGGACCATGAGCGCCGAGGCGTCGGTGTTGTACATGGTCAGGATGAGGAGCCGGGCCTCGCCGGAGAGCAGCTCCCGGCACTGGGCCAGGAGCTCCGAGACCTGGCGCTCGACCTTCCAGAGCTCCTTCTTGGGCCCGCGCCCGAAGGCCGGTGGATCCAGGAGGATGGCCTCGTAGCGCTTGCCGCGCCGCAGCTCGCGGGCCACGAACTTGCCCACGTCGTCCAGGATGAGGCGCAGGGGGGCCTCCTGGAGGCCGGAGAGCTCCTGGTTGCGGCGGGCCCAGGCCAGGGCCGGGCGGGAGGCGTCCACGTGGGTCACCTCGAAGCCCGCCTTGGCGGCGACCATGCTGGCCGCGCCGGTGTAGCCGAAGAGGTTCAGCAGACGTCCCTTGCCGCCGCGTTCCAGGATGGAGCGCCAGTGCGGCCACTGCTCGGGAAACACGCCGATGTGTTTGGAGGTCTCGGTGAAGCGGGCCAGCAGGCGCAGGCCGTCCAGCTCCAGGGTCCACTCCCGGGGGCAGTCCGGGGTGAAGGTCCAGGCGCGCTCGTCGTGCACGGCCCGGGCGCGCCGCCATTCGGACTCGGGCAGGCGGGGCTTCCACCAGGCCCGGGGCTCGCCGCGCACCATGAGCACCTCGCCGAAGCGCTCCAGCTTGCGCCGGTCGCCGCAGTCCACCAGCTCGTACTGGTCCCATTCGGAGGAGAGGACCTCGATCAGCACCGCTCGCCCTCCGGGACGTCCGGCGGCAGCCCGGGCTTGGCCGCCTGGGTCCGGGCGAGGAGGTCGCAGCGCTCGTTCTCCGGGTGGCCGGAATGGCCGCGCACCCAGTGGAAGGCCACCTCGTGGGTCTGGAGCAGGGGGATCAGGGCGCGCCAGAGGTCCTGGTTCTTCACCGGCTTCTTGGCCGCGGTCTTCCAGCCGTTCCGCTGCCAGCCGCGCAGCCAGTTCTTGGTCACGGCGTCCTTGATGTAGGTGGAGTCCGTGTAGAGGTCCACGGCGCAGGGGCGCTTCAGGGCCGCCAGGGCCTCGATGACCGCGCGCAGCTCCATGCGGTTGTTGGTGGTGGCGGACATGCCGCCGGACATCTCCCGGGTCTTCCCGCCCTGGCGGAGCAGGGCGCACCACCCCCCGGGGCCGGGATTGCCCAGGCAGGAGCCGTCGGTGAAGATGGTCACGCGCGCGTCGGCGCTCATGGTTTGCTTCCTTCCTGCTCCGGCGCGGGAGCGGTGTCGTTCGCGGACCGCCCGCCGCCGGGCTGGTCCAGGTTGTCCAGGCGGGTCCAGATCAGGGCCAGGGCCGTCTTCAGCCCCTGGGCCCAGTCCCCGGACGCCCAGTAGGGTTCGAAATGCTCGCGCTCCAGGTAGGCCGAGAGCTCGCCCCCCAGGGCCCGGCGCATGAGCGGCGGAAAGGCCGCGGCCACCTTGCGGGCCTCGGGGTCGATGCCGAAGAAGAGCGTCTTGGAGTCGGTCTCGGTGAAGTCCGCGGCCGCCGGGCCGATCTCCACCCGGGCCTGGACCCCGAAGCGGTCCTTGATGCTGTCGATGAAGCCGGTGACGAAGGAGCGGTCCTCCTTGGACAGCAGTCCGGCCGGGTCCTTGAGCGCGCCGCCCGCCGCGATCTCGCGCATGCGGCGCTCGTTGTTGTGCCAGAAGGCCAGGCCCACGGCGAGGAAGACGACGAAGAGCCCGACGGTTCGCAGGAAGCGCTCCATGGGCGTGCGGCCCCGCACGAGCGGGCCGGTGTTTCCCTTGCGGAAGAACATGCCTGGACCTCCGGCCGGGAAGGCTACCTTGTGGCGGGCCTCCTGGCAAGCCGGAGGGACGCCGGGCGCATGGCCGGGGCGTGTTGCTTTCCCCGCCGGGCTTTGCGATAACATGCCCCGATGGGCGCGCACGCGCCCCGAGGACGAACGCGATGAAGAAATGGCTGATCATCGGCCTGGCCCTGCTGGTCGCCGCCGGAGGCGTCTGGTTCTGGACCGCCCGGGGCAAGGACGGCGGCATCCGCATCCTGAAGACCGCCAAGGTCGAGCGCGGCGAGGTCCGCAAGGTCCTGGAGGCCACGGGCATCGTCAAGCCCCAGGTGGGCGCGCAGATCCAGATCGGCTCGCGGGTCACGGGCATCCTGGCCAAGGTGCCGGTGCGCGTGGGCGACGTGGTCAAGAAGGGCGACCTGGTGGCGGTCATCGACAGCCGCGAGCTCAAGGCCAAGCTGGCCCAGGCCGAGGCCCAGCACCGCCTGTCCCGGGCCAAGCTGGACTATGCGCTCAAGGACCTGGAGCGCAAGCGCACCCTGGTGTCCAAGAAGCTGGAGTCCCAGAGCGTGTTGGACCAGGCCGTGCAGGCCGCCGAGGTGGCCCGCTTCGAGACCGCCGCCAACCAGGCGGCCATCGACACCCTCCAGGTCCAGCTCTCCTACACCAACGTGTACAGCACCATCGACGGGGTGGTCAGCCAGGTCACCTCCCAGGAGGGCGAGACCGTGGTGGCGGGCATGCAGGTGGCCAACCTGGTCACGGTGCTCGACCCGACCCTGCTGGAGATGTGGATCTACGTGGACGAGTCCGACGTGGGCCGCGCGGCCCCGGGCCTGCCCGTGGAGTTCACCGTGGACGCCCACCCGGGCGCGGTCTTCCACGGGACCATCGACCGCATCTATCCCGAGCCGGAGATCAAGGACAACATCGTCTACTACCGCGCCCTGGTCCAGGTGGACCGGGCCGACGCCGGGCGGCTGCGGCCGGAGATGACCACCCAGTGCAAGATCATCGTGGAGACGCGCAAGGACGTGCTCTCCATCCCCAACGCCGCGCTCAAGTGGGTGGACGGCCGCCAGGCCGTGTTCGTGCCCGGGCCCGAGGGCGCGGCCCACGAGGCCCAGGTGGAGCTGGGGCTGATCGGCCTGGACCGCACCGAAATCGTCTCCGGGCTCGAAGAGGGCCGGGACGTGGCCGTGCAGGTGGTCCTGCCGGGCCAGAAGAAGCAGAAGGGGAGCTGACGGTGTCCGGGCCGCTCATCCGCCTGGAGGGGATCGGCAGGACCTTCGCCATGCCCGGGGGCGAGGGCGCGTCCGTGACCGTGCTGCGCGACATCGACCTCACGGTGGAGGCCGGGGAGTTCCTGGCCCTGCAGGGCACCTCGGGCTCGGGCAAGTCCACCCTGTTGTCCATCATCGGCCTGCTGGACCGGCCCAGCGCCGGGCGCTACCTGCTGAACGGCCGGGACGTTTCGCATCTCTCCGACGACGAGCTCTCGGACCTGCGCAACTCGGTCCTGGGTTTCGTGTTCCAGAGCTTCCACCTCATTCCCTACGCCACGGCCCTGGAGAACGTGCTCCTGCCGGGCATGTATTCCCACGCGCCCCAGGGCCGCCTGCGCAAGCGGGCCCACGAGCTTCTGGAGCGGGTGGGCCTGGGTGATCGGGCGGGCTTCCGTCCGGGCCGCCTCTCCGGCGGCCAGCAGCAGCGCGTGGCCATGGCCCGGGCCCTGCTCAACGACCCGGACCTGCTCCTGGCCGACGAGCCCACGGGCCAGCTCGACTCGGCCACCAGCTCCGGGATCATGGACCTCTTCCGGGAGATCAACGCCACGGGCAAGACGGTCATCCTCGTGACCCACGACGACGAGGTGGCCGCCGCTGCCCGGCGCGTGGTCCGGCTGCACGACGGCCGGGCGAGCGAAGACCCCCCGGCCGGGGCGGGCGCATGAGCCCCCTGGCCCTGGCCCGCGCCCTGGGCATGGCCCTGGACGCGGTGCTGGCCTTCCGCCTGCGCACCCTCTTCGTCTCCCTCGCGGTCGCCTTCGGCATCGCCGCCCTGACCCTCATCGTCACGGCCGTGGACGGGGCCAACCGCATGGCCTACCAGATCGTGGACATGTTCGGCCCGGACGCGGCCCTGGTCTTCGGCGGAAACATCAAGAAGCGGGCCGTGGGCGAGCGCACCCAGACCCTCACCGAGGACGACGCCCGCCGCATCCGGCGCTCCCTGCCCGGGGTCTCCCTGGTGGCGCCCATGCGGGCCAAGTTCGACGTGACCGCGCGCTACGAGGGCCGCACCGCGGCCGGGCTGACGGCCGTGGGCGCGCTGGAGGACTATACCAGGGCCTGGAACTGGCCCCTGGCCGAGGGCCGCGACTTCTCCCCCGAGGACGTGGAGCGCGCGGCCAAGGTCTGCCTCCTCGGCGACAAGCCCTCCCGGACCCTGTTCGGGGACGAGTCCCCGGTGGGCCGGACCATCTTCGTCAACAACGTGCCCCTGCTCGTCATCGGCAAGCTGGCCTACCGGGGCTTCACCGGCGGAGGCGGCGGCCGCGAAGTGGACGACCGGGTGATCCTGCCGCTGCCCACCCTGACGAGCCGCTTCAACCTGGACCGCAAGTTCTTCGTGGGCCTGCGCGTGAAGTTCAGCGACGCCACGCGCATGGAGTCCCAGGTGGCGGCCCTCGGGGCCATGCTGCGCGAGCTGCACCGCCTGCCGCCGGAGGCCGACGACGACTTCACCGTGCTCACGGCCGACGAGGTCCTGGCCTTCCTGGCCATGCTCAAGGGCGGGCTGATGGTCTTCCTGGGGGTGACGGCGGTGGCGGCCCTGGCCGTGGGCGGCTTCGTGCTGGCCAACCTGTTCGCCCTCTCGGTCACGGAGCGGTCTTCGGAGATCGGGCTCAAGCGGGCGCTGGGGGCGCGCTCCTCGGCCGTGCTGGCCCAGTTCCTCTTCGAGGCCGTGATCCTGACCCTGGCCGGGGGCGTCCTGGGGCTCTTCCTCGGGCTCTCCCTGGGCCAGCTCCTGACCCGTCTGGAGATCCTGACCATCCAGTTCTCCTGGAAGGTCTTCGGCATGGCCCTGGGCGGTTCGCTGGTGGTGGGGCTGGTCTTCGGGCTCAAGCCCGCGCGGCAGGCCGCCGCGCTCGACCCGGTGGAGGCGCTGCGGGGCGGAGGCTAGGCCTCCGAGGGCGGCGGGGCGGGCAGCAGGACCCAGACCGTGGTGCCCCGCTCCTCGCCCGTCTCGAAGCCCACCGAGCCGCCGTGTACCTCGGCGATGAGCCGCACCGCGTAGGTGCCCAGGCCCGTGCCGAACTCCTTGCCGTGGGTCGAGTACTTCTCGAAGAAGCGGCCGCGCACGGCCTCGGGCACCGCGCCCATGTTGTGCACCGCGAGCCGGACGAAGCGCTCCTCGCGGGAGAGCTCCACGCCGACGGTCCCGCCCTCGGGCGCGGCCTCCAGGGCGTTGGCCAGGAGATTCAGGAACAGCGACTGGAGGAGCAGGTCCTCGCCCCGGACCAGGAGCATGTCGCCCAGCTCCGGCTCCGCGCCGTCCACCCGCACCGCGACCTCCAGGCCGCGCGCCCGGGCCAGGTTGCGCATCTCCTCCACCCCGGCCAGGGCCACGCCCAGAAGGTCCACGGACACCGGCCGCACGGCGTAGATTCCGGCCTCCATCTTGTAGAGGTCCAGGGAGCGGTTGATCATGTCGAGCATCTTGCGGCTGGTCTTCTCCAGGTGATCCAGGAGCTGG encodes the following:
- a CDS encoding HAMP domain-containing protein, with product MNNLKLAVKLGIGFGTILVLTLAVAVTAYFSLSTVATSADMGDRANAIVTMILQARQIEKNFILRGDPKLLDDHKKKIAEIEGQASEAQSLIHNKSARDLLQKAGEQVKSYEAAFQNYVGLGKKKDELNETMRADGRAAQTSLQAMWDDQDGDVRKSAESNAAVPDLVDRHDKSDDAARLTANLLNMRRFEKEFIISGDPKKLEEHQAEKEMLQKGLPDLRSRYRKQKNIEAADVAIKGVNTYAAAFQEFVQLTQKQTDADKDMVDNARAAQKACLDALALFKADMASNISLANSLTLGGALVALVIGIAAALFLTRAITGPVTKGVAFAQAMSHGDFTSSLDIDQKDEIGILARSLNEMADRLRDVVADVRGATDNVASGS
- a CDS encoding glycosyltransferase, with protein sequence MERPRLCLVNSPRLMARAFTDLGCEIVADLAPGGGELDIAEALQGREPELLIQVESLGPRVFLRGLDRLSCRTVFWAVDPHLNGFWQAAYGRLFDLVLSTQTKWDADLSSLGQKAVAHLPFFGQEQPWSPWERRGRDIAFVGRVTPQRPARRWLLEFLERRYGPRLAAASDLGHDEMFALYRDSRFVPNESITGEINFRLFEAASTGCLVLGQDIGPEQDALFEPGREIEVCAHVAELGAALDSLLKNPKAARAKALAAWERVRREHLPIHRAARLLELAASCGENAARGPEADAWLGLSRFLLWEPGRLPMRSEQMAGLLAALPPWPPVLAARLRFLAQAGDREAETLAVLAAVLADDLHPGEADVDLAGSMAALRLSRFDLAKQFWFRHIKALPRPSKALLEPPADPAHLCALWARLPRRGLPPLRAGFPFDPARHLPTRSGECLFLALRLRPGDMALTRALEALLASCPGLEAMRLGLLSELTLRERADWRLGLAAGMADLKCFRLEPGLDELGLALENSRAKGQEAAFRRALAARDPRGLLSRVLS
- a CDS encoding class I SAM-dependent methyltransferase, with protein sequence MLIEVLSSEWDQYELVDCGDRRKLERFGEVLMVRGEPRAWWKPRLPESEWRRARAVHDERAWTFTPDCPREWTLELDGLRLLARFTETSKHIGVFPEQWPHWRSILERGGKGRLLNLFGYTGAASMVAAKAGFEVTHVDASRPALAWARRNQELSGLQEAPLRLILDDVGKFVARELRRGKRYEAILLDPPAFGRGPKKELWKVERQVSELLAQCRELLSGEARLLILTMYNTDASALMVRNLLSDALEGLGGTLDVGELALRQAASDKFLPRSLWGRWTA
- the rnhA gene encoding ribonuclease HI; this translates as MSADARVTIFTDGSCLGNPGPGGWCALLRQGGKTREMSGGMSATTNNRMELRAVIEALAALKRPCAVDLYTDSTYIKDAVTKNWLRGWQRNGWKTAAKKPVKNQDLWRALIPLLQTHEVAFHWVRGHSGHPENERCDLLARTQAAKPGLPPDVPEGERC
- a CDS encoding TPM domain-containing protein, coding for MFFRKGNTGPLVRGRTPMERFLRTVGLFVVFLAVGLAFWHNNERRMREIAAGGALKDPAGLLSKEDRSFVTGFIDSIKDRFGVQARVEIGPAAADFTETDSKTLFFGIDPEARKVAAAFPPLMRRALGGELSAYLEREHFEPYWASGDWAQGLKTALALIWTRLDNLDQPGGGRSANDTAPAPEQEGSKP
- a CDS encoding efflux RND transporter periplasmic adaptor subunit: MKKWLIIGLALLVAAGGVWFWTARGKDGGIRILKTAKVERGEVRKVLEATGIVKPQVGAQIQIGSRVTGILAKVPVRVGDVVKKGDLVAVIDSRELKAKLAQAEAQHRLSRAKLDYALKDLERKRTLVSKKLESQSVLDQAVQAAEVARFETAANQAAIDTLQVQLSYTNVYSTIDGVVSQVTSQEGETVVAGMQVANLVTVLDPTLLEMWIYVDESDVGRAAPGLPVEFTVDAHPGAVFHGTIDRIYPEPEIKDNIVYYRALVQVDRADAGRLRPEMTTQCKIIVETRKDVLSIPNAALKWVDGRQAVFVPGPEGAAHEAQVELGLIGLDRTEIVSGLEEGRDVAVQVVLPGQKKQKGS
- a CDS encoding ABC transporter ATP-binding protein, with the protein product MSGPLIRLEGIGRTFAMPGGEGASVTVLRDIDLTVEAGEFLALQGTSGSGKSTLLSIIGLLDRPSAGRYLLNGRDVSHLSDDELSDLRNSVLGFVFQSFHLIPYATALENVLLPGMYSHAPQGRLRKRAHELLERVGLGDRAGFRPGRLSGGQQQRVAMARALLNDPDLLLADEPTGQLDSATSSGIMDLFREINATGKTVILVTHDDEVAAAARRVVRLHDGRASEDPPAGAGA
- a CDS encoding ABC transporter permease; translation: MSPLALARALGMALDAVLAFRLRTLFVSLAVAFGIAALTLIVTAVDGANRMAYQIVDMFGPDAALVFGGNIKKRAVGERTQTLTEDDARRIRRSLPGVSLVAPMRAKFDVTARYEGRTAAGLTAVGALEDYTRAWNWPLAEGRDFSPEDVERAAKVCLLGDKPSRTLFGDESPVGRTIFVNNVPLLVIGKLAYRGFTGGGGGREVDDRVILPLPTLTSRFNLDRKFFVGLRVKFSDATRMESQVAALGAMLRELHRLPPEADDDFTVLTADEVLAFLAMLKGGLMVFLGVTAVAALAVGGFVLANLFALSVTERSSEIGLKRALGARSSAVLAQFLFEAVILTLAGGVLGLFLGLSLGQLLTRLEILTIQFSWKVFGMALGGSLVVGLVFGLKPARQAAALDPVEALRGGG